A region from the Etheostoma spectabile isolate EspeVRDwgs_2016 chromosome 9, UIUC_Espe_1.0, whole genome shotgun sequence genome encodes:
- the rsph4a gene encoding radial spoke head protein 6 homolog A, which produces METEDSRRLTSAASLKAFLLKSSTESRLNLYDHLTGLLLKVMDEHPPNVVDVIEDMSRDVKRAALEQQSSLRELPEISAAELLAEQQLSLFSRPEDADQDDELMETPLPNVSELAFYLEQAGVGLGREETQRIFLALKQLVESQGLLRCRLWGKVLGTESSYIVAEAEYREGEEEEEEQSFDENEPDTEDTEMDPLPQSIYKPPPEVPKEALGTGANKYVYYVCKEPGLPWVKLPSVSPAQITAARQIRKFFTGRLDNPVVSYPPFPGNEANYLRAQIARISAGTQVSPQGFFQAGEEEGEEEDTSPLDSYEANPDFEGLPVAEMAETLSSWVHHVQHILQQGRCTWVNVAVKPEEDPNEEADAEEREEEPDEPEPEVGPPLLTPLSQDAELFNTPPWTTKVSSTLTSQHAVAVLRSNLWPGSCAYACGKKFENIYVGWGLKYVGGNYSPHVPPPPQKEYPSGPEITEALDPSLEEEQMLEEALEEEQAAQEELEDSGDEPEEDDD; this is translated from the exons ATGGAGACCGAAGATAGCCGGCGGCTGACTTCGGCGGCCTCGCTTAAGGCCTTCCTGCTGAAGAGCAGCACGGAGAGCCGCCTGAACCT CTATGACCACCTGACCGGGCTGCTGCTGAAGGTGATGGATGAGCATCCTCCCAACGTGGTGGATGTGATCGAGGACATGAGCCGCGATGTGAAGCGGGCCGCGTTGGAGCAGCAGAGCAGCCTGAGAGAGCTCCCAGAGATCAGCGCTGCTGAGCTGCTGGCGGAGCAGCAGCTCTCCCTCTTCAGCCGGCCGGAGGACGCCGACCAGGACGACGAACTG ATGGAGACACCCCTCCCTAATGTGAGCGAGCTGGCTTTCTACCTGGAGCAGGCGGGGGTGGGGCTAGGCCGCGAGGAGACACAGAGGATCTTCCTGGCTCTCAAGCAGCTGGTGGAGTCGCAGGGGCTGCTGCGCTGCCGCCTGTGGGGCAAGGTTCTGGGCACAGAGAGCAGCTACATCGTAGCTGAGGCAGAGtacagagagggggaggaagaggaggaggagcaaagCTTTGATGAAAACGAGCCGGATACGGAAGACACCGAG ATGGACCCTCTACCTCAGTCGATTTATAAACCTCCCCCCGAAGTGCCGAAGGAGGCCCTGGGAACAGGGGCTAACAAGTATGTTTATTATGTGTGCAAAGAGCCGGGTCTTCCCTGGGTGAAGCTCCCGTCGGTCAGTCCTGCACAGATCACCGCTGCTCGCCAAATTCGTAAATTCTTCACGGGGAGGCTGGACAACCCGGTGGTCAGCTACCCGCCTTTCCCCGGGAATGAAGCCAACTACCTGAGAGCACAGATCGCTCGCATCTCCGCCGGTACTCAGGTCAGCCCCCAGGGCTTCTTCCAGGctggggaggaggagggcgaAGAGGAAGACACGTCTCCCCTGGACAGCTACGAAGCCAATCCTGACTTTGAGGGCCTTCCGGTTGCTGAGATGGCGGAGACTCTGTCCAGCTGGGTGCATCACGTTCAGCACATCCTGCAGCAG GGCCGCTGTACCTGGGTGAATGTGGCTGTGAAACCAGAAGAAGACCCTAATGAGGAAGCAGACGCggaggagagggaagaggagCCTGATGAGCCCGAGCCGGAAGTCGGACCCCCTCTGCTCACCCCCCTCTCCCAGGATGCAG AATTGTTCAACACTCCTCCCTGGACCACCAAGGTGTCTTCCACTCTCACCTCCCAGCATGCAGTAGCTGTGCTGCGCTCTAACCTGTGGCCGGGCTCATGTGCATATGCTTGTGGAAA GAAGTTTGAGAACATATATGTTGGCTGGGGTCTGAAGTATGTAGGGGGAAACTACAGCCCGCATGTCCCCCCGCCGCCACAGAAAGAATACCCCAGCGGGCCCGAAATCACCGAGGCCCTGGACCCGTCACTGGAGGAGGAACAGATGCTGGAAGAAGCTTTGGAGGAGGAGCAAGCTGCCCAGGAAGAGCTGGAGGACTCAGGAGACGAGCCTGAGGAAGATGACGACTGA